In the Enterococcus rotai genome, TTCGTTAAACGATCCATGTCTGCTTGTGTCAGTTCACTGCCAGCAGGAAGACCTACTGATGAAACGATTGCTTGTTTTAAAACGGGATCGGCGATTTCAATAGTATCTGCTCTAGGTGCGATCGATGTTGGTACAGCTTCGTTTTCTGTGATAGATTCTGTCGTTGACATCGTTGTTTCATTTTCCACAGGAATTGTTGTTTCCGGGATTGCTTCTGTGCTAGAACTTTCAACAGTAGTAGCAGACTCAAGTGTTGCTTCTGTTGTTTCAGCGCTTTCTTGTGATACTGCAGGCGTGGTTTGCTCAGTTTCAGCGGGACTATCTTCAGCGAAAACATGAGAAGTGGTGAGCAAAGTCGGTGCTAAAAGTGCCAGCACCATAACTGCGCGGACGGATCTTTTCTTATGTAGTGGTGTAATAGTTCTGTTTTTCATATGTAGTTCCTCCATAGTTCAGAATAAAGTGTGTGAAGATAATAAAAAATGTATTATCACAAATCATTTTATCATAAAAATACGAATAAAATTAAATTTTTTTATGAAAAATAACATAAAAATAATGAAAAGTGTGGAAAAACTGGAGATTAGGCGCTTCTAATCTTTTTTTAGATGAGAGAAAAATTAAATACGCTTTTTGTATTTGGAAATAAATAGAAAATTAAAGATAAAAGCAAAAGGGTGACAAGTTTTGAGGCGGTAGCTTATAATGAAGGTACTATCTTAAGTAGGGAGTATCTCATGTCATTAAAACAAAAAATCGTAGCAGAAAGTAAGCGGCTAGGGATCGATAAGATTGGATTTGCTTCAGCGCAACCTTTCTATGAACTAGAAGAGTCATTAAAAGAGCAAAGGGAACTTGGCTTTAATTCAGGCTTTGAACATCAAGTGATCGAAGAGAGAATTTATCCTGAAAAAACATTTGAGAATCCAAAAACAATTATTTCGATTGCGTTAGCTTATCCTACTAAAATAGAAGGAAAAGTACCAAGAGATGAAAAAAGAGGCATGTTTGCCCGAGCATCATGGGGGATTGATTATCATGATGTGTTGCGAGATCGGTTAGCGAAATTGATTGCTTTTATTCAATCACAAGCCGAAAGTCTTGAAGAGACTGAAGCATGGCGGTTTGCACCTCAAGTTGATACTGGCGAATTAGTAGATGTAGCTGTTGCCCAACGTGCTGGGCTAGGGTTTATCGGAAGAAATGGTTTGTTGATCACAGAAGAGTTCGGCTCCTTTGTTTATTTAGGAGAGATCGTGACAAATATTGATTTTGAAGTAGATGAACCTGTTGCGTTTGGTTGCGGCGATTGTACGCGGTGTGTAACAGCTTGTCCCACACAGGCACTTTTAGGGAATGGGAGCATGAACGCAAAAAA is a window encoding:
- the queG gene encoding tRNA epoxyqueuosine(34) reductase QueG, which translates into the protein MSLKQKIVAESKRLGIDKIGFASAQPFYELEESLKEQRELGFNSGFEHQVIEERIYPEKTFENPKTIISIALAYPTKIEGKVPRDEKRGMFARASWGIDYHDVLRDRLAKLIAFIQSQAESLEETEAWRFAPQVDTGELVDVAVAQRAGLGFIGRNGLLITEEFGSFVYLGEIVTNIDFEVDEPVAFGCGDCTRCVTACPTQALLGNGSMNAKKCLSYQTQTKEMMPEEYRKKMHNVIYGCDICQLVCPYNRGKDFHFHKEMEPEVDTVYPKLKPMLSISNKEFKETFGHLSGSWRGKKPLQRNALIALANLGDRSALPEIYRCATEDVRPVIRGTAIWAIGKLGNKEAEKWLGVLNELLEVEPEEEVLVEIRNAIKRLES